In Sulfuricurvum sp., the following proteins share a genomic window:
- a CDS encoding acetate kinase, with protein MKVLVLNSGSSSVKYALFDSHNLIKSALIERVENHDETIAGILSQIGTIDAVGHRVVHGGETYTDPVRIDATVIQAIEDLIPLAPLHNRANLAGIKAVLRLFPDIPQIAVFDTSFHQSIPDYAYRYALPETLYTLNKIRRYGFHGISHHFLLKAAAKYLKRPIHSLNLITFHLGNGDSVCAIQNGKSIDISMGFTPLEGLIMGTRSGDIDPEIVIYLEQHTQMRPEEIDTLLNKESGLKGLCGMSDMRDVAKAARHGDEKAQLAINMFTYHAKKYLGSYFAVLGRVDGIIFSGGIGEHSAMIREKILHGLNHMGIEIDTAKNTQESTKTFEISTPDSKIKVLATHTDEELEIALETMRIITQ; from the coding sequence ATGAAAGTACTGGTACTCAACAGCGGCAGTTCTTCTGTCAAATACGCGCTGTTCGACTCTCACAATCTCATCAAGTCCGCTTTGATCGAGCGGGTAGAAAATCATGATGAAACCATTGCCGGAATTCTCTCCCAAATAGGGACGATTGATGCCGTAGGCCACCGCGTCGTTCATGGAGGTGAGACCTATACCGATCCGGTCCGTATTGATGCTACGGTGATCCAAGCGATCGAAGATCTTATCCCGCTCGCACCCTTGCACAATAGAGCCAATCTGGCCGGGATCAAAGCAGTTCTGCGGCTTTTTCCCGATATCCCGCAGATTGCCGTTTTTGATACCTCGTTTCATCAAAGCATTCCCGACTACGCCTACCGATACGCATTGCCTGAAACGCTCTACACGCTCAATAAAATACGCCGCTACGGTTTTCATGGCATATCGCACCATTTCTTGCTCAAAGCTGCCGCAAAGTATCTAAAACGTCCGATTCACTCTCTGAACCTTATCACCTTTCATCTGGGTAACGGTGACAGCGTATGTGCAATCCAAAACGGCAAAAGTATCGATATTTCCATGGGGTTCACCCCTTTGGAAGGGCTTATCATGGGGACACGCAGCGGTGATATTGATCCGGAGATTGTCATTTATCTCGAACAGCACACACAAATGCGACCCGAAGAAATCGATACCTTGCTGAATAAAGAATCAGGGCTTAAAGGATTATGCGGCATGAGCGATATGCGAGACGTTGCCAAAGCGGCCCGTCACGGTGATGAAAAAGCGCAGCTTGCGATCAATATGTTCACGTATCATGCCAAAAAATATCTAGGGAGCTATTTTGCCGTATTAGGACGTGTGGATGGAATCATTTTCTCCGGAGGAATCGGGGAACACTCCGCTATGATCCGTGAAAAAATTCTGCACGGGCTCAATCATATGGGGATTGAAATCGATACTGCCAAAAATACACAAGAGAGTACGAAGACATTCGAAATTTCAACCCCGGATTCCAAGATCAAAGTTCTGGCGACCCATACCGACGAGGAGTTGGAAATCGCACTGGAAACGATGCGCATCATTACTCAGTAA